Proteins encoded together in one Planctopirus ephydatiae window:
- a CDS encoding ExeA family protein, with amino-acid sequence MYESHWGLTRPPFGGELPTSGFLGSRSHQAALLKLRYLIETSKGAGLLAGQPGLGKTTVLEMLSRELQADENSKNSESGAARYRFVPVLFPQLTPSELLGYIASKLVHAATGDHRPGTADSSLQVIEQHLTALTAAGTKTILLFDDAQLIEDRRVFGVIQSLMNFSQPGKMELVTIFAGQLELVSAIKRMRPLDERMAFKCLLLPLSLEETTQYVTGRMAAAGCRANVFSTDALQAIHLLSSGVPRRINRLCDFALLVGYSENLARLTAEHIHAVAEEMLSAMAA; translated from the coding sequence ATGTACGAATCTCATTGGGGATTAACCCGGCCGCCGTTTGGGGGAGAACTTCCCACGTCAGGATTTCTCGGGAGTCGCTCACATCAAGCCGCACTGCTGAAGCTTCGTTATCTGATCGAGACATCGAAAGGAGCGGGCCTGCTGGCCGGCCAGCCAGGATTAGGAAAAACAACCGTTCTGGAAATGCTTTCCCGCGAGTTGCAGGCAGACGAAAACTCGAAGAACTCAGAGAGCGGAGCCGCCAGATACCGCTTTGTCCCTGTGCTTTTCCCACAACTGACACCCTCCGAACTTCTGGGATACATTGCCTCCAAGCTCGTCCATGCTGCCACCGGAGACCATCGTCCCGGCACTGCAGATTCCAGTCTGCAAGTGATCGAGCAGCACCTGACAGCACTGACTGCCGCAGGCACCAAAACGATTCTTCTCTTTGATGATGCCCAGTTGATCGAAGACCGGCGCGTCTTTGGAGTGATTCAGTCGCTGATGAATTTTTCACAGCCGGGGAAGATGGAACTCGTCACAATTTTTGCCGGCCAACTGGAACTGGTCAGCGCGATCAAGCGGATGAGACCACTCGATGAGCGGATGGCCTTCAAATGTCTGCTCTTACCACTCTCGCTGGAAGAAACGACCCAGTATGTCACCGGGCGGATGGCAGCCGCTGGGTGTCGGGCAAATGTGTTTTCGACCGATGCCCTGCAGGCCATTCATCTCCTCTCGTCGGGAGTTCCTCGAAGAATCAACCGCCTGTGTGATTTCGCTCTGCTGGTGGGTTACTCAGAAAACCTCGCCCGCCTGACGGCCGAACACATCCATGCTGTCGCGGAAGAGATGCTCTCTGCCATGGCGGCATAA
- a CDS encoding ATP-dependent helicase, with protein sequence MTQLLDDLTPSQAAAVEHFEGPMLVLAGPGSGKTRVVTRRIARLIERRVHPAEILAITFTNKAAREMAERVEHLIPGRRVAVSTFHKFCARILRQYGGVVGLKPNFSILDVKDQDAALKEAVKEEGFDPTHYSPSRIGWRIGQLKNECITPALFAQQAGERVGTHLDSVVAKAYGRYQQILLDANAVDFDDLLLHVVTILKENPNLRQSLDERYRFILVDEYQDTNQAQYQIVSALSQNEPNLCATGDPDQSIYGWRGAQIENILRFERDFPRVKIVRLEDNFRSTPEILAAADDLIRHNTQRKAKSLRTSNPSGLPVEIRQYADGFQEADSLAAEIRERVASGERQYSDFAIFYRVNSLSRSIETALGRARVPFAITGGVAFYERTEVKDLIAYLRVIENPDDRPAFRRIVNTPVRGIGKNSQEKLDRWASARNLNLWDAVHQIDASIGLPKKAEYSLKLFANLLDELARRSHGPIAELLEVIVERTGYLQNLSGLEPEEFANRKANVEELVASARQFDQDHVERGSLSEFLETCSLVQDADTIDESAGQVQLMTLHSAKGLEFPCVYLVGVEHGLLPHERSLRDGDPLQIEEERRLLFVGMTRAREELYLTWTRLRSTHGRLLSTIASQFLTELNVARHDYSTDDDTSFGDWSPQEMRRGTSGDSILAQMADWGEQARKESSNPPDETTSTEDDHADLAEPGVDSQLFTSSEEDAQPKANFIDRVLESAVTSEDSSGHETAATQPVITRNSRSFSKKKAPRVPEAERIDQLKSRLMTGADLMARDQSLNRFQLGMQVRHPEYGRGLVVGLSLANNRPTVRVEFESSREEKDFIISHAPLQPLR encoded by the coding sequence GTGACTCAACTTTTAGATGATTTGACACCATCGCAGGCAGCGGCCGTAGAACACTTCGAAGGTCCCATGCTGGTTCTAGCCGGCCCGGGGTCGGGAAAAACCCGTGTGGTCACCCGGCGGATTGCCAGACTCATCGAACGGCGGGTCCATCCCGCAGAAATTCTGGCCATCACATTCACCAACAAAGCCGCCCGGGAGATGGCCGAACGTGTCGAGCACCTCATTCCCGGAAGACGGGTGGCAGTCAGCACATTTCATAAGTTCTGTGCCCGCATCTTGAGGCAGTATGGCGGTGTCGTTGGCCTCAAACCCAATTTCTCAATTCTGGATGTGAAAGATCAGGATGCAGCTCTGAAAGAAGCTGTCAAAGAGGAAGGCTTCGACCCCACGCATTACAGCCCCAGTCGCATTGGCTGGCGGATTGGTCAGCTAAAAAACGAGTGCATCACACCGGCCCTGTTCGCACAGCAGGCTGGCGAACGCGTCGGCACACATCTCGATTCAGTTGTCGCCAAAGCGTATGGCCGATATCAACAGATACTCCTTGATGCCAATGCCGTCGATTTCGACGACCTGTTGCTGCATGTGGTGACCATCCTCAAAGAAAACCCGAATCTACGACAATCGCTCGATGAACGGTATCGCTTCATCCTCGTCGATGAATACCAGGATACCAATCAGGCGCAATACCAGATTGTCTCCGCCCTCTCACAAAACGAGCCCAACCTGTGTGCCACAGGCGATCCTGATCAGTCGATTTATGGCTGGCGGGGAGCACAAATCGAGAACATCCTGCGATTTGAACGCGACTTCCCCCGCGTCAAGATTGTGCGACTCGAGGACAATTTCCGCAGCACCCCGGAGATCCTGGCAGCAGCCGACGACCTGATTCGCCATAACACCCAGCGCAAAGCCAAAAGTCTCAGAACGTCAAATCCTTCGGGTTTACCTGTGGAGATTCGGCAGTATGCCGATGGCTTCCAGGAGGCGGATTCGCTGGCGGCCGAAATCCGCGAGCGAGTGGCCAGTGGCGAACGCCAATACTCAGACTTTGCCATATTTTACCGCGTGAACTCGCTCTCCCGCTCCATTGAAACAGCTCTCGGACGAGCCCGCGTCCCGTTTGCCATCACCGGTGGTGTCGCGTTCTATGAACGGACGGAAGTCAAAGACCTGATTGCCTATTTGCGGGTCATTGAGAACCCGGATGATCGCCCTGCGTTTCGGCGGATTGTGAACACACCCGTCCGTGGGATCGGCAAGAATTCGCAAGAAAAGCTGGATCGCTGGGCCAGTGCTCGAAATCTCAATCTGTGGGATGCAGTGCATCAGATCGATGCTTCCATCGGTCTACCGAAAAAAGCCGAGTACTCGCTGAAACTGTTTGCCAATCTGCTCGACGAACTGGCCCGTCGATCTCATGGGCCGATTGCAGAACTGCTGGAGGTAATTGTCGAGAGAACTGGCTACCTGCAGAACCTGAGTGGACTCGAACCCGAAGAGTTCGCCAATCGCAAAGCCAACGTGGAAGAACTGGTCGCGAGCGCCCGCCAATTCGATCAGGATCATGTCGAACGTGGTTCACTCAGTGAATTCCTTGAAACCTGCTCCCTGGTGCAGGATGCGGACACGATTGATGAGTCAGCCGGACAGGTGCAATTGATGACTTTGCATTCTGCCAAAGGCCTGGAGTTCCCTTGCGTCTACCTGGTGGGTGTCGAACATGGATTATTGCCTCACGAGCGCTCATTGCGTGATGGCGATCCACTCCAGATCGAAGAAGAGCGGCGGTTGTTGTTTGTCGGTATGACTCGGGCCCGCGAAGAGTTGTATCTCACCTGGACACGCTTGCGATCCACCCATGGCCGGTTACTCAGTACGATTGCCAGCCAGTTTTTGACTGAGCTGAATGTCGCGCGACACGATTACTCCACCGATGATGACACCTCTTTTGGCGACTGGTCTCCTCAGGAAATGCGACGGGGGACATCCGGAGATTCAATTCTCGCTCAAATGGCTGACTGGGGAGAACAAGCCAGAAAAGAGTCCTCCAATCCACCTGACGAAACCACCTCGACAGAAGATGATCATGCAGATCTGGCCGAACCTGGCGTCGATTCACAGCTCTTCACTTCCTCTGAAGAAGACGCACAGCCGAAGGCGAACTTTATTGACCGAGTTCTGGAATCTGCAGTGACCTCCGAAGATTCGAGTGGCCACGAGACTGCGGCCACACAACCGGTGATAACGCGAAACTCCCGATCTTTCTCGAAGAAGAAAGCTCCTCGCGTGCCAGAAGCCGAACGTATCGATCAGCTCAAGTCGCGGCTGATGACGGGAGCCGATCTGATGGCTCGCGATCAATCGCTTAACAGGTTTCAACTGGGAATGCAGGTCAGGCACCCCGAATATGGCCGCGGGCTCGTGGTGGGATTATCGTTGGCCAACAACCGGCCCACAGTCCGCGTCGAATTTGAATCCAGCCGGGAAGAAAAAGACTTCATCATTTCCCACGCTCCGCTGCAACCCCTTCGCTGA
- the floA gene encoding flotillin-like protein FloA (flotillin-like protein involved in membrane lipid rafts), with the protein MLGDFAADSGFLLAQNRTTGIVIGVTAVVVIFGLILTYLLIRFFSLWIQCKLTGVGIGMFQLVTMSIRKVDPDVIVRAKIMAVQSGMTEIYPITTRDLEAHYLSRGNVLNVIKAMVAAYRAKIELSWQTAQAIDLAGRDLLEAVRTSVYPKIIDCPDPRKGSNTLDAVAQDGIQLKARARVTVRTNLQQLIGGATEETIIARVGQGIVRAIGSTENYKKVLENPDRISQTVLELGLEANTAFEIVSIDIADIDVGENVGARLSADQAEADMRVAQANAEQRRAEFTAREQEMIAEVQANRAEVVLAEAEVPKAVAEAFQNGALGLLDYYELKNVQADTQMRSAIAGQSVTQR; encoded by the coding sequence ATGTTAGGTGATTTTGCGGCTGATTCTGGATTCTTGCTGGCCCAGAACCGAACGACGGGGATTGTCATTGGTGTGACTGCTGTCGTTGTCATATTCGGTCTAATTCTGACTTACCTGCTGATTCGTTTTTTCAGCCTCTGGATTCAGTGCAAGTTGACTGGCGTTGGGATTGGTATGTTCCAACTTGTCACGATGTCGATCCGCAAGGTTGATCCCGATGTCATCGTGCGGGCCAAGATTATGGCCGTGCAATCTGGCATGACAGAAATCTATCCAATCACGACGCGGGATCTCGAGGCTCATTACCTCTCACGAGGGAATGTGTTGAATGTCATCAAAGCCATGGTGGCAGCATATCGCGCCAAGATTGAATTGAGTTGGCAGACAGCTCAGGCGATTGATCTTGCCGGACGTGATCTGCTGGAAGCTGTTCGCACCAGTGTCTATCCCAAAATCATTGATTGTCCTGATCCTCGCAAAGGCTCGAACACGCTCGATGCAGTGGCTCAGGATGGGATTCAATTGAAAGCGCGAGCCCGAGTGACGGTGCGTACCAATCTCCAGCAACTGATTGGTGGTGCCACCGAAGAAACGATTATTGCTCGTGTGGGGCAGGGGATTGTGCGGGCCATTGGCTCGACCGAAAACTACAAGAAAGTTCTTGAGAATCCCGACCGTATTTCACAAACAGTGCTGGAACTGGGACTCGAAGCGAATACGGCTTTTGAAATTGTCTCTATCGATATCGCTGACATCGATGTGGGCGAGAATGTCGGTGCACGGCTTTCTGCTGATCAGGCCGAAGCCGACATGCGTGTCGCTCAGGCCAATGCTGAGCAACGACGTGCGGAGTTTACGGCTCGCGAGCAGGAAATGATTGCCGAAGTCCAGGCCAACCGAGCAGAAGTTGTTCTGGCAGAAGCGGAAGTTCCTAAAGCGGTTGCAGAAGCTTTCCAGAACGGCGCCTTGGGGCTGCTCGATTACTACGAACTGAAAAATGTCCAGGCGGATACTCAGATGCGATCTGCTATTGCCGGGCAATCTGTCACGCAGCGATAA
- the rpsU gene encoding 30S ribosomal protein S21: MVKLRLRENESINDAVKRFRKLVEHAGIKKEMRRREFYEKPSETKRRTRRRADRRAKLQRVMSS; this comes from the coding sequence GTGGTAAAGCTGCGGTTGCGCGAAAATGAGTCGATCAATGATGCTGTCAAGCGATTCCGTAAGCTGGTTGAGCATGCTGGTATCAAGAAGGAAATGCGCCGCCGCGAATTCTACGAAAAGCCCAGTGAAACCAAGCGTCGTACACGTCGTCGTGCAGACCGCCGTGCCAAGCTGCAGAGAGTGATGAGCTCCTAA
- a CDS encoding NfeD family protein, with the protein MNGYALWSILLLIFGLTTLIAEVFIPSGGALAVITVLAIVGSLIFSAMAWLWAAPLVFAAHFALVLVLVPLCLLGALEILPRTRAGKRMILQGPDGDRLKAPQASTDEKLASLVGRHGLARTALSPGGTVMIDDVRYSAISGESLIDPGSPIVVTGLRGSTLIVSPVAKGLVTTQIPPGSPVPSLPPETEQMTNLREDQVLPATEPGSSTIQEAQLPNPETSVPAPQASPVLPSPVLSSPVVELDPFAQLADDPGNIARDNTKAV; encoded by the coding sequence ATGAACGGTTACGCCCTCTGGTCAATCCTGTTGCTGATCTTTGGGTTGACGACGTTGATTGCCGAAGTCTTTATTCCTTCCGGTGGGGCACTCGCAGTCATTACTGTCCTAGCGATTGTGGGCTCGTTGATATTTTCGGCCATGGCATGGCTCTGGGCGGCACCACTTGTTTTCGCTGCTCACTTTGCTTTAGTCCTGGTTCTGGTGCCGCTCTGCCTGCTGGGCGCCCTTGAAATTCTCCCGAGAACGCGAGCTGGTAAACGGATGATTCTGCAAGGGCCTGATGGTGATCGATTGAAAGCCCCGCAGGCATCGACGGACGAGAAACTGGCCTCTCTGGTGGGACGTCACGGGTTGGCCAGAACGGCGCTCTCCCCGGGTGGGACAGTGATGATCGACGATGTCCGCTACTCGGCTATTTCCGGAGAATCCCTGATCGACCCAGGCTCCCCGATTGTCGTCACGGGTTTACGTGGATCTACGCTGATCGTGTCTCCAGTCGCAAAGGGATTGGTGACGACCCAGATCCCGCCTGGTTCACCAGTTCCATCCCTCCCGCCTGAAACGGAACAAATGACGAATCTTCGGGAGGATCAAGTTCTTCCAGCAACAGAGCCCGGATCATCGACAATTCAGGAAGCTCAGTTGCCAAACCCCGAAACTTCTGTACCCGCTCCTCAGGCTTCCCCTGTGTTGCCTTCTCCTGTGTTGTCTTCTCCAGTAGTGGAACTCGATCCGTTCGCCCAACTGGCTGATGATCCAGGAAACATCGCCAGAGATAACACGAAAGCTGTTTAA
- the rpsT gene encoding 30S ribosomal protein S20, which produces MPNSDGARRSLRKQLKRRAANRVLRSVLRTTVKKTRLTFTAVVTGGPVDDATTQLRVAIKKIDQMAARGLIHKNKAARDKSRLTISLNKALAAKTAAGQTPAAQ; this is translated from the coding sequence ATGCCAAACAGCGACGGTGCAAGACGATCTCTTCGCAAACAGTTAAAGCGACGAGCCGCCAATCGAGTTCTGCGTTCTGTACTGCGTACGACAGTGAAAAAGACACGTCTGACGTTCACTGCTGTTGTCACCGGTGGCCCTGTGGATGATGCCACCACTCAATTGCGCGTGGCGATCAAGAAGATTGATCAGATGGCAGCTCGCGGCCTGATCCACAAAAACAAAGCCGCCCGCGATAAATCGCGACTCACGATTTCGCTCAACAAAGCACTCGCTGCCAAAACTGCTGCAGGACAGACACCGGCAGCACAGTAG
- a CDS encoding class II fumarate hydratase, protein MTETRIETDSMGEVHVPAKAYYSAQTQRAIENFPVSGWTLHPELIRAMGWVKYACGVANRDLGKLTHSGKNKLTDQQVQFMLDAALEVAHGKWDGEFPIDVFQTGSGTSSNMNVNEVISNRAIELAGGDRFEAKKPIHPNDHVNMGQSTNCTFPTAIHVAVAHSIKTQLIPALKSLANTLDEKAKSWDKVLKIGRTHLADATPIRLGQEFSGFARQLELSVQRAQQAMAAVLELPVGGTAVGTGINTHPEFSSRVCAVLAKELDIPFIEAVNHFEANAQRDGLVECHGHLRAIAVTLFNVANNIRWLGSGPRCGFYEVILADLQPGSSIMPGKVNPVMCESLMQVAALVMGNDQTVAFSGATGGNFQLNIMMPVMGQTTVGSVVVMAGGVKAFDDLCAKLMEANPEACEASIEKSLAMVTSLNPYIGYEKAAQLAKEAFKSGKTIRQLCLEQKILSEEQLTEALDPYSMTEPHA, encoded by the coding sequence ATGACGGAAACTCGCATCGAAACTGATTCCATGGGTGAAGTTCATGTCCCTGCCAAGGCCTATTACAGTGCTCAGACTCAGCGGGCGATTGAAAACTTCCCTGTTTCTGGCTGGACACTGCACCCGGAACTGATTCGAGCCATGGGCTGGGTCAAGTATGCCTGCGGTGTTGCCAATCGAGATCTTGGCAAGCTCACTCACTCGGGAAAAAACAAGCTGACCGACCAGCAAGTGCAGTTCATGCTCGACGCGGCACTGGAAGTGGCCCATGGGAAATGGGATGGCGAATTCCCGATTGATGTTTTCCAGACAGGTTCTGGAACATCGAGTAATATGAACGTCAATGAGGTCATTTCCAACCGCGCCATTGAGCTGGCTGGTGGTGATCGATTTGAGGCGAAAAAGCCAATTCACCCCAATGATCACGTTAATATGGGGCAGTCCACGAATTGCACCTTCCCGACGGCCATCCATGTGGCTGTGGCCCATTCGATCAAAACTCAGTTGATTCCTGCGCTGAAGAGTCTGGCGAATACGCTCGACGAAAAGGCCAAGTCCTGGGATAAAGTTCTGAAAATTGGCCGCACACATCTGGCCGATGCGACACCGATTCGGCTGGGCCAGGAATTCAGTGGTTTTGCCCGCCAGCTTGAGCTTTCCGTTCAGAGGGCTCAGCAGGCTATGGCAGCCGTGCTGGAACTTCCGGTGGGTGGTACTGCTGTCGGAACAGGCATCAACACACATCCTGAGTTCAGCAGCCGGGTCTGTGCCGTCCTGGCCAAAGAGCTGGATATTCCCTTTATCGAAGCTGTGAACCATTTTGAGGCCAACGCCCAGCGCGACGGGCTGGTCGAGTGTCATGGCCATTTGCGGGCGATTGCCGTCACGCTCTTCAATGTCGCCAACAATATTCGCTGGCTCGGTTCGGGCCCACGGTGCGGTTTTTATGAAGTGATCCTGGCTGATCTTCAGCCGGGAAGTTCGATCATGCCCGGGAAAGTCAACCCGGTCATGTGTGAGAGCCTGATGCAGGTTGCGGCCCTGGTGATGGGTAATGACCAGACGGTAGCCTTCAGTGGTGCCACTGGCGGAAACTTCCAATTGAACATCATGATGCCAGTGATGGGGCAGACGACGGTCGGGAGTGTGGTGGTGATGGCTGGGGGTGTCAAAGCCTTTGATGATCTCTGTGCAAAACTGATGGAGGCCAATCCTGAAGCTTGTGAAGCCTCTATTGAGAAGAGTCTTGCCATGGTTACCAGCCTCAATCCGTACATTGGCTACGAGAAGGCTGCACAACTGGCTAAAGAAGCCTTTAAATCCGGTAAAACTATTCGGCAATTGTGCCTCGAACAGAAGATTCTTTCCGAGGAACAACTCACAGAGGCTCTCGACCCTTACAGCATGACGGAACCTCATGCTTAA